One part of the Arachidicoccus terrestris genome encodes these proteins:
- a CDS encoding cytochrome d ubiquinol oxidase subunit II, giving the protein MQMMLYVVISFLWISLWFYLLFGGADFGAGILELFTRSHNKDRTRRTMYRAIGPIWEANHMWLIIAIVILFVGFPAIYATMSTAMHIPLIIMLLGIIARGTAFAFRHYDAVVDDMQHLYSKIFTWSSLITPLFLGVIAGSTVSGKIDAKPANFLEGYIFSWLDWFTIAVGCFTVAICAFLAAIFLIGEATGEKDKRRFIAKAKTSNIAAFICGGLVFMAAIYEGIPLEDWIFGNWVGRISILLASLSLILLWYLLSKGKVGILPVLAGFQITMILLSVTYVHFPKIVLLKGGGYLSLMEHHGQAKTLEALGWALVIGSVFILPALFYLLYSFRKSAKKQAAAKRATEAIAGPIN; this is encoded by the coding sequence ATGCAAATGATGTTATATGTAGTCATATCTTTTCTTTGGATTTCCCTATGGTTTTACCTGCTTTTTGGCGGTGCAGATTTTGGTGCAGGCATTCTTGAACTCTTCACCAGATCTCATAATAAAGACCGTACCAGACGAACAATGTATAGAGCTATTGGCCCTATCTGGGAGGCCAACCATATGTGGTTGATTATTGCGATCGTAATACTATTTGTTGGTTTCCCGGCCATTTATGCTACGATGTCCACCGCAATGCATATTCCGCTTATTATTATGCTTTTAGGTATTATCGCCAGGGGTACAGCCTTTGCATTCAGGCATTACGATGCTGTCGTAGATGATATGCAGCATTTATATAGTAAAATATTTACTTGGTCTTCCTTAATCACTCCTTTGTTTTTGGGAGTTATTGCCGGCAGTACCGTGTCTGGAAAGATAGACGCCAAGCCAGCCAATTTTCTGGAAGGCTATATATTTAGCTGGCTGGACTGGTTTACGATTGCTGTAGGCTGTTTTACTGTAGCGATCTGTGCTTTTCTGGCAGCGATATTTTTGATCGGAGAGGCAACGGGAGAAAAAGACAAAAGACGCTTTATCGCAAAGGCAAAGACTTCTAATATAGCGGCCTTTATCTGTGGCGGACTGGTATTCATGGCGGCCATTTATGAGGGTATCCCGCTCGAAGATTGGATATTTGGTAACTGGGTAGGCCGGATCAGTATTCTTTTAGCGTCGTTATCTTTAATCTTGCTTTGGTATTTATTGAGCAAAGGAAAGGTTGGGATTCTACCAGTGCTGGCGGGGTTTCAGATAACGATGATCCTGCTATCCGTTACCTATGTTCACTTTCCAAAGATTGTTCTGCTAAAAGGAGGCGGCTACCTTTCCCTGATGGAACACCATGGCCAAGCCAAAACCCTTGAAGCATTGGGCTGGGCCCTTGTCATCGGCAGTGTTTTTATTTTGCCGGCTTTATTCTACTTGCTTTATAGCTTTCGAAAATCAGCCAAAAAACAAGCCGC
- a CDS encoding cytochrome ubiquinol oxidase subunit I yields MDNFIAARSQMALSLGFHIIFSCIGMVMPFFMAVSHFIYLKTGNILYKNITRAWSKGVAIFFATGAVSGTVLSFELGLLWPTFMEHAGPIFGMPFSLEGTAFFVEAIALGFYLYGWDKFNKWFHWTTGMIVGISGLLSGILVVAANAWMNNPTGFDFANGAYLNIDPIKAMFNDAWFSQALHMCVAAFVATGFAVAGVHALMIYRKKNILFHAKAFKIAAIFACVAAILQPLSGDISAKNVAKLQPAKLAAMEAVLKTEKSAPLIIGGIPDIASGEVKYAIKLPGMLSYMAYNDLNATVKGYDQIPEAEQPPLMITHISFQIMVALGMFMLLIAVLYLVILVKKKSWQKKRWLLKLFILATPLGFIAVEAGWTVTEVGRQPWIIYGIMKTSEAVTPMPGIPYTFYIFTAVYISLSFVVIFMLSRQIRMVDKLYDITSSTTS; encoded by the coding sequence ATGGATAATTTTATTGCCGCCCGCTCCCAAATGGCCCTATCGCTAGGCTTTCACATTATTTTCTCTTGTATTGGCATGGTGATGCCTTTTTTTATGGCCGTATCTCATTTTATCTACCTGAAAACCGGTAACATACTCTATAAAAACATCACTCGTGCATGGAGCAAGGGCGTTGCCATATTTTTTGCGACAGGTGCTGTTTCAGGCACTGTACTTTCTTTTGAACTGGGATTATTGTGGCCTACTTTCATGGAACATGCGGGGCCTATCTTCGGGATGCCATTTTCCCTGGAAGGAACAGCTTTCTTTGTAGAAGCCATAGCGCTCGGTTTTTACCTGTATGGGTGGGACAAGTTTAATAAATGGTTCCATTGGACAACCGGGATGATTGTGGGAATCAGCGGCCTGCTATCCGGTATTCTGGTCGTAGCAGCTAATGCCTGGATGAACAACCCTACAGGATTCGATTTTGCAAACGGGGCCTATCTCAACATTGATCCTATAAAAGCGATGTTCAATGACGCATGGTTTTCGCAGGCATTGCACATGTGTGTGGCAGCGTTCGTTGCCACAGGCTTTGCGGTAGCTGGTGTTCACGCCCTGATGATCTACCGGAAGAAAAATATTCTATTCCATGCGAAGGCTTTTAAAATAGCCGCCATCTTTGCTTGTGTTGCAGCCATATTGCAACCACTGAGCGGAGATATTTCAGCCAAAAATGTAGCAAAGCTACAACCTGCAAAACTTGCTGCCATGGAAGCCGTACTGAAGACGGAAAAATCGGCGCCTCTTATTATCGGGGGCATTCCTGATATCGCCTCAGGTGAGGTCAAATATGCGATTAAACTTCCCGGCATGTTAAGCTATATGGCCTATAATGATTTAAATGCCACCGTGAAAGGTTATGATCAGATTCCGGAAGCTGAGCAGCCACCACTGATGATTACGCATATTTCCTTCCAGATCATGGTAGCGTTAGGTATGTTTATGCTATTAATAGCAGTACTATACCTCGTGATCCTCGTCAAAAAGAAAAGCTGGCAGAAAAAAAGATGGTTACTCAAGCTATTTATCCTGGCAACACCCCTGGGATTTATAGCTGTAGAAGCGGGATGGACGGTCACGGAAGTTGGCAGGCAGCCGTGGATTATCTACGGTATTATGAAAACCTCAGAGGCTGTTACCCCGATGCCGGGAATTCCTTATACCTTCTATATATTCACGGCCGTATATATTTCTCTGTCGTTTGTGGTCATATTTATGCTTTCCAGGCAGATAAGAATGGTTGACAAATTGTATGACATTACTTCTTCAACAACCTCCTAA
- a CDS encoding pyridoxal phosphate-dependent aminotransferase, with amino-acid sequence MSSLSISQRGIQMPASPIRKLVPFAEKAKENGIHVYHLNIGQPDIETPPAAMDAVRHNHMRVLEYSHSAGNESYRRKLAGYYNGIGIDVNHEEILITTGGSEAIFFSFLACLNPGDEIIIPEPFYANYNGFAIEAGVKVVPVPSSIKDGFALPPVSDFEKLITDKTKAIVLCNPNNPTGYLYSADEMTTLRDIILKYNLYLMADEAYREFCYGGTHISAMTLKGAENNVILTDTISKRYSACGARMGALVTKNKEVMETVLKFAQARLSPPGFAQILGEAATELPSDYFDGTRAEYKNRRDTLVGRLNAMEGVYCPNPGGAFYAMASLPVEDAEDFCKWLLEEFSYKNQTLMMAPAPGFYATPGLGKNEVRLAYVLNTSEIEKAMDCLQEALKVYPKKPAKLV; translated from the coding sequence ATGTCTAGTCTATCTATAAGCCAAAGAGGCATCCAGATGCCGGCTTCTCCTATACGCAAGCTCGTGCCTTTCGCAGAAAAGGCTAAAGAAAACGGTATTCATGTATATCATCTTAATATCGGCCAACCCGATATTGAAACGCCTCCCGCAGCGATGGACGCCGTTCGGCACAATCATATGCGGGTTTTGGAATATAGTCACAGTGCCGGCAATGAGTCTTATCGCAGAAAACTTGCTGGTTATTACAACGGTATTGGTATCGATGTCAATCATGAAGAGATTCTAATTACGACCGGCGGTTCTGAAGCTATCTTTTTTAGTTTTCTGGCTTGCCTAAACCCAGGAGACGAGATTATTATTCCGGAGCCTTTTTATGCCAACTACAATGGTTTCGCTATTGAAGCCGGTGTAAAAGTTGTTCCTGTACCTTCCAGTATCAAAGATGGTTTTGCCTTGCCACCGGTCAGTGATTTTGAAAAACTGATCACAGACAAAACTAAAGCCATCGTGCTTTGTAACCCTAATAATCCGACAGGTTATCTATATAGCGCAGATGAAATGACAACCTTAAGGGATATTATTTTGAAATACAACCTGTACTTAATGGCAGATGAAGCTTACAGGGAATTTTGCTACGGAGGGACTCATATTAGTGCTATGACGCTGAAAGGCGCGGAGAATAATGTCATATTGACCGACACGATCAGTAAGCGCTATAGTGCCTGCGGTGCCCGCATGGGCGCACTGGTTACCAAAAACAAAGAGGTCATGGAAACGGTGCTGAAATTTGCGCAGGCCAGACTCAGCCCTCCGGGCTTTGCACAGATTCTGGGAGAAGCGGCAACTGAATTGCCGAGTGATTATTTTGACGGCACCAGAGCGGAATACAAAAACAGGAGAGACACCCTTGTGGGGCGTTTAAATGCAATGGAAGGCGTGTACTGCCCCAACCCGGGCGGGGCTTTTTACGCAATGGCAAGTCTGCCGGTCGAGGACGCTGAAGATTTTTGTAAATGGCTGTTGGAAGAATTTTCATATAAGAATCAGACGCTTATGATGGCTCCTGCGCCTGGTTTCTATGCAACACCCGGCTTAGGCAAAAATGAAGTTCGTCTGGCCTATGTGCTAAATACAAGTGAAATAGAAAAGGCGATGGATTGCCTTCAGGAAGCTCTGAAAGTATATCCTAAAAAGCCCGCCAAATTGGTTTAA
- a CDS encoding glycosyltransferase family 2 protein, which produces MINISVIVPLFNEDESLPELADWITRVMKENNFTYEVIMVDDGSTDNSWAVIESIARINTNFKGIKFQRNYGKSAALNEGFKAAIGEVVITMDADLQDSPDEVPELYKMIQAQGYDLISGWKKKRYDNKLTKNLPSKLFNAAARRSSGIKLHDFNCGLKAYKKKVVKSIEVYGEMHRYIPVLAKWAGFRKIGEKVVEHRARKFGVTKFGLERFVNGFLDLGTISFISRFGKRPMHFFGLYGSLCFFIGFLISIALIINKFIHPFQGLTNSPLFFMALTAMIIGMQLFLAGFIGELIARNGADRNKYLIEQRLGLD; this is translated from the coding sequence ATGATAAATATATCTGTAATTGTCCCTCTGTTTAATGAAGACGAATCCCTGCCGGAACTGGCAGACTGGATTACCAGGGTCATGAAAGAAAATAATTTCACATATGAGGTAATTATGGTAGATGATGGCAGCACCGATAATAGCTGGGCTGTTATTGAATCCATCGCCAGAATCAATACGAATTTCAAGGGTATAAAATTTCAGCGCAATTACGGTAAATCAGCGGCGCTCAATGAAGGGTTTAAAGCCGCAATAGGAGAGGTGGTGATCACCATGGATGCAGATTTGCAGGATAGCCCTGACGAGGTTCCAGAACTCTATAAAATGATCCAGGCCCAAGGATATGATCTGATTAGTGGCTGGAAGAAAAAACGCTATGATAATAAACTGACCAAAAACCTGCCATCAAAACTTTTTAATGCTGCTGCCAGGCGCAGTTCTGGCATTAAACTCCACGACTTTAATTGCGGCCTTAAGGCCTACAAAAAGAAAGTTGTCAAAAGTATCGAGGTCTATGGAGAGATGCACCGCTATATCCCTGTGCTCGCCAAATGGGCAGGGTTCAGAAAGATTGGCGAAAAAGTAGTGGAACACCGCGCACGTAAATTTGGCGTTACTAAATTCGGGTTGGAAAGATTTGTCAACGGTTTTTTGGATCTGGGGACTATTTCTTTTATCAGCCGCTTCGGTAAGCGCCCCATGCACTTTTTTGGTCTCTATGGCAGCCTTTGCTTTTTTATCGGCTTTTTGATCAGCATCGCCCTGATCATCAATAAATTCATTCACCCTTTTCAGGGCCTGACCAATAGTCCGTTGTTCTTCATGGCACTGACGGCGATGATTATCGGGATGCAGCTTTTTCTGGCGGGATTTATCGGAGAACTGATAGCCAGAAACGGTGCGGACCGTAATAAATACCTGATAGAACAGCGTCTTGGATTGGATTAA
- a CDS encoding DUF4199 domain-containing protein — MEKNKGKLWEKGIIIALILIVLNLIFHFTGQDQNPSMGWIGIAIFVVAIIYITIQYSKEHDGQVTFGNLFAHGFKVSAIVTLIMIIWVVLMYKVIFPDMQETMMQMQRTEGLKKGYSEEQLSKGLEITKKYFMTFAIGGTLLTYAILGLIGALLGAAFSKKMPANSSPFQQ; from the coding sequence ATGGAAAAGAACAAAGGGAAACTCTGGGAAAAAGGTATCATCATCGCATTGATCCTGATTGTGCTCAATTTGATTTTTCATTTTACCGGGCAAGACCAAAACCCCTCCATGGGCTGGATTGGTATAGCTATCTTTGTGGTGGCCATTATCTACATTACCATTCAGTATAGCAAAGAACATGACGGACAGGTAACTTTTGGCAACCTCTTTGCACATGGGTTTAAAGTGTCGGCCATTGTGACCTTGATTATGATCATATGGGTCGTATTGATGTATAAGGTCATATTTCCCGATATGCAGGAGACGATGATGCAGATGCAGAGAACAGAAGGATTGAAAAAAGGGTATTCAGAAGAGCAGCTTAGCAAGGGCCTGGAAATAACTAAAAAGTATTTTATGACATTTGCTATAGGCGGCACTCTTTTAACCTATGCGATCTTAGGCCTCATCGGTGCACTGCTCGGCGCTGCATTTTCCAAGAAAATGCCGGCCAACAGTTCTCCGTTTCAACAGTAA
- a CDS encoding dihydroorotase, with protein MDILIKNLNFPKNVYKGLSYGEILIRNGKIDQIAETISLKDSEKVDVLDAEGGYISPGWVEIFSDFADPGYEFKEDLTTGAAAAFAGGFTHVFLLPSTSPVVDNKSQVSYIIDKSARLPVSLYPVGAVSKGLEGKELSEMYDMGDSGAIAYSDGKLPLQSAGLLLKALQYIKANDGILIQMPFDRSIGTFGLINEGLVSTRLGLPGLPAIAEELMIQRDIELVRYTESKLHFTGISSAKSVALIAAAKKEGLRITCSVTPHHLLFTDEDLKDYDTNLKLNPPLRTKADRDALREGVKNGNIDLIATQHFPQHFDDKVREFEYAKNGMIGLQTTYSALMHALPELSPERIAELLSLKARTVFGLPELSLKTGETADLTIFHPGKSSTFTKEDNKSKASNSPYFGKKLKGKVLATVSCNQIHKN; from the coding sequence ATGGACATCCTCATCAAGAATCTGAATTTCCCCAAAAATGTATATAAAGGGCTTTCTTATGGAGAGATATTAATCAGGAACGGTAAGATCGATCAGATCGCTGAGACAATTTCTCTAAAAGACAGTGAAAAAGTGGATGTACTGGATGCTGAAGGCGGCTATATTAGCCCGGGATGGGTAGAAATTTTTTCTGATTTTGCAGATCCCGGTTATGAGTTTAAAGAGGATCTTACAACAGGAGCGGCAGCTGCCTTTGCAGGTGGATTCACACATGTCTTTTTACTGCCCTCGACTTCACCGGTAGTGGACAATAAATCCCAAGTGAGTTATATTATAGATAAATCGGCCAGATTACCCGTCAGTCTCTATCCGGTAGGGGCCGTCTCCAAAGGCCTGGAAGGAAAAGAACTGTCTGAAATGTATGATATGGGGGATAGCGGTGCTATTGCGTACTCTGATGGAAAGCTGCCTTTGCAATCAGCGGGGCTATTACTGAAGGCACTGCAATATATTAAAGCCAATGACGGTATCTTAATACAGATGCCCTTTGATAGAAGCATCGGCACTTTTGGGTTGATCAATGAAGGCCTGGTGTCTACAAGATTGGGACTGCCGGGACTGCCGGCCATTGCGGAAGAATTAATGATCCAAAGAGATATTGAGCTCGTTCGCTATACAGAAAGCAAGCTTCATTTTACGGGCATTTCTTCAGCTAAGTCCGTGGCGCTGATTGCAGCCGCCAAAAAAGAGGGGCTTCGCATCACCTGTAGTGTAACGCCTCATCATTTGCTTTTCACAGATGAAGACTTGAAGGATTATGACACCAATCTCAAGCTCAATCCGCCGCTCAGAACAAAAGCAGACAGAGATGCGCTGAGAGAAGGCGTCAAAAATGGGAATATCGACCTTATCGCTACACAGCATTTTCCACAACATTTTGACGATAAGGTTCGTGAATTTGAATATGCAAAAAACGGCATGATTGGATTGCAGACTACTTACAGTGCGCTGATGCATGCCCTTCCTGAATTAAGCCCCGAACGGATTGCAGAACTTTTAAGTCTGAAGGCCAGAACCGTCTTTGGACTGCCGGAACTGAGCTTAAAAACAGGAGAAACAGCGGATTTAACCATTTTCCATCCGGGTAAAAGCAGTACTTTTACCAAAGAAGACAATAAAAGCAAGGCAAGCAACAGCCCTTACTTTGGCAAAAAATTAAAGGGAAAAGTGCTGGCTACTGTATCTTGTAATCAAATTCACAAAAACTAA
- a CDS encoding cysteine desulfurase family protein has translation MTKRIYFDNAATTALDKEVLDAMLPYLTTHFGNPSSIYSYGRETRLAVENARKSVAKILGVHPSEVFFTSGGTESTNTAITAAVRDLGCTRIITSPLEHHATMHCTEALKRRGEVTLEYVRILQDGHIDLASLEALLAGSEEKTLVTLMHANNEIGNLLHIEAVGELCQQYKAVFHCDTVQTVGHYPLDLKKFNVDFISAAGHKFHGPKGVGVLYVNEDIKIHPFIEGGAQERNMRAGTENIYGIVGFAKALEMATEHYDAESKHIQGLKDHMMGRLEKEFEGIQFNGDAKGRCLYTVLNVGFPETEKSEMLLFNLDIHNICVSGGSACSSGASVGSHVIHSIYPDKKIVPVRFSFSKYNTLEEVDQVIDQLKELI, from the coding sequence ATGACCAAGCGTATTTATTTTGACAATGCAGCCACTACCGCTCTGGATAAGGAAGTGCTGGATGCAATGTTGCCTTATCTTACTACCCATTTTGGCAATCCATCCTCAATCTACAGCTATGGGCGTGAAACCAGGCTCGCAGTAGAGAATGCCCGTAAATCAGTCGCCAAAATCCTGGGAGTACACCCATCGGAAGTATTTTTTACCAGTGGAGGGACAGAAAGTACCAATACAGCAATCACAGCAGCGGTAAGAGACCTGGGATGCACGAGGATCATTACGTCTCCGCTTGAACACCATGCAACGATGCATTGTACAGAAGCCCTTAAAAGAAGAGGAGAAGTCACACTTGAATATGTGCGTATTCTACAAGACGGACATATTGACCTGGCCAGCCTGGAAGCACTGCTGGCGGGTTCCGAAGAAAAGACGCTGGTAACACTTATGCATGCTAATAACGAAATCGGAAACCTACTGCACATTGAAGCTGTAGGAGAACTCTGTCAGCAATACAAAGCGGTCTTTCACTGTGACACCGTTCAGACCGTAGGTCACTACCCATTGGACCTTAAAAAGTTTAACGTAGATTTTATCTCGGCGGCCGGCCATAAGTTCCATGGCCCCAAGGGAGTGGGTGTTCTCTATGTAAATGAAGATATTAAAATCCATCCATTTATTGAAGGCGGTGCTCAGGAGCGCAATATGCGTGCCGGCACGGAAAATATTTACGGGATTGTCGGATTCGCCAAAGCATTGGAAATGGCTACGGAACACTACGATGCAGAAAGTAAACATATTCAGGGGCTTAAAGACCACATGATGGGTCGGCTGGAAAAGGAATTTGAAGGAATCCAATTTAACGGAGATGCCAAGGGCAGATGCCTGTATACTGTGCTCAACGTTGGATTCCCGGAAACAGAAAAATCAGAAATGCTGCTCTTTAACCTGGATATCCACAATATCTGTGTTTCAGGAGGTAGTGCGTGTTCCAGTGGTGCAAGTGTGGGTTCGCATGTCATTCACAGCATCTATCCTGACAAAAAGATCGTTCCCGTCCGGTTTTCTTTCTCCAAATACAATACCCTGGAGGAAGTAGATCAGGTCATTGATCAGTTAAAAGAGCTGATCTAG
- the glmM gene encoding phosphoglucosamine mutase, protein MPLIKSISGIRGTIGGKPGETLSPLDVVKFAAAYGTWIKQNNETNSKIVVGRDGRISGEMVQRLVVSTLNAVGLDVIDVGLSTTPTVEMAVKFEDAAGGIILTASHNPKEWNALKLLNQDGEFISGADGAAILEMVEKDDFNFVGVDKLGSYAINETVLAKHIDVITKHPLVKPDAIKERGFRIVVDAINSTGAIAVPELLKALGVNESDIFILNEEVNGKFAHNPEPLPEHLNSLRNEVKQQKADLGIAVDPDVDRLCFVSEDGSLFGEEYTLVAIADYVLQHKKGNTVSNMSSTRALRDVTEKAGGQYFASAVGEVNVVKKMKEVNAVIGGEGNGGVIMPDLHYGRDALIGIALFLSMMTERKSVHQLRIQYPNYFISKNKIELENGIDVSRIFDQIKTKYKNNPINQEDGLKIEFDKDWVHLRTSNTEPIVRIYAESSSPTTAENIAKRIMQDIKEAM, encoded by the coding sequence ATGCCCTTAATTAAAAGTATTTCAGGGATCCGCGGCACTATCGGCGGAAAACCCGGAGAGACCTTGAGCCCTTTAGATGTCGTCAAATTTGCAGCTGCTTATGGAACATGGATCAAGCAAAATAATGAAACCAATAGTAAAATCGTCGTAGGCAGAGATGGCCGGATTAGTGGAGAAATGGTGCAACGCCTTGTAGTATCCACACTAAATGCTGTAGGCCTGGACGTGATCGATGTAGGATTAAGTACAACTCCCACAGTAGAAATGGCTGTAAAATTTGAAGATGCGGCAGGTGGCATAATCCTGACGGCCAGTCACAACCCCAAAGAATGGAATGCGCTGAAACTATTGAATCAGGATGGAGAATTTATCAGCGGTGCTGATGGCGCTGCCATTCTGGAAATGGTTGAAAAGGATGATTTTAATTTTGTCGGTGTCGATAAACTGGGGAGCTATGCCATTAACGAAACCGTACTGGCCAAACATATTGATGTGATCACCAAACATCCGCTTGTAAAACCGGATGCTATCAAAGAAAGAGGTTTCCGAATTGTCGTAGATGCTATTAACAGTACTGGCGCTATAGCTGTTCCTGAGCTTTTAAAAGCATTGGGTGTCAACGAGAGCGATATCTTTATTCTCAACGAAGAGGTAAACGGTAAGTTTGCCCATAATCCGGAGCCACTCCCTGAGCATCTGAACAGCCTTCGTAACGAGGTAAAACAACAAAAAGCTGATTTAGGGATTGCCGTGGATCCGGACGTGGATCGGTTGTGCTTTGTCAGCGAAGACGGCTCTTTATTTGGTGAAGAATATACATTGGTGGCTATTGCTGACTATGTATTGCAACACAAAAAAGGCAATACCGTCAGCAACATGTCCTCCACCAGGGCACTGCGCGATGTAACCGAGAAAGCGGGGGGGCAGTATTTTGCCAGCGCAGTAGGTGAAGTGAATGTAGTAAAGAAGATGAAAGAAGTGAATGCGGTAATTGGCGGTGAAGGTAACGGCGGTGTAATTATGCCCGACCTGCATTATGGGAGAGACGCCCTGATCGGCATTGCGCTGTTCCTTTCTATGATGACAGAACGAAAAAGCGTACACCAGTTGCGAATCCAGTATCCGAATTATTTTATCTCTAAAAATAAAATTGAGCTGGAAAACGGCATCGATGTATCCCGCATTTTCGACCAGATCAAGACCAAATACAAAAATAACCCGATCAATCAGGAAGACGGGCTAAAAATTGAATTTGATAAGGATTGGGTGCATCTGCGAACAAGTAATACTGAACCGATCGTGCGTATCTATGCGGAAAGCTCCTCTCCGACAACTGCAGAAAATATTGCTAAACGCATCATGCAAGATATAAAAGAAGCTATGTGA
- a CDS encoding T9SS type A sorting domain-containing protein, with protein sequence MDKILLSKLRRRLTGYTLSAFIAAVVAAFLLLTGSMNRAAAASLHATGSNASRFASIYSPYAIDPFNMDLSDVTEGVAEKHITCYPNPAISYINFKFDKSVPKDARLFVFSFTGKKMEELTITGQILKITLDKYYRGLYVYQLRSAGGAILESGKFQVKN encoded by the coding sequence ATGGATAAAATTTTACTTAGCAAATTAAGACGCCGTTTAACAGGATATACCCTGTCTGCTTTCATCGCAGCTGTGGTAGCAGCATTCCTGCTGTTAACCGGCTCCATGAACCGCGCTGCAGCTGCCAGTCTGCACGCGACTGGCAGCAATGCTTCCAGGTTTGCTTCTATATATTCTCCATATGCGATCGACCCTTTTAACATGGATTTGAGCGATGTAACTGAAGGTGTTGCTGAAAAGCATATCACTTGTTATCCCAATCCAGCTATTTCCTATATTAATTTTAAGTTTGACAAATCTGTTCCTAAAGATGCCAGACTCTTTGTCTTTAGCTTCACAGGAAAAAAAATGGAGGAACTGACAATAACCGGCCAGATCCTGAAAATCACCCTGGATAAATACTATCGGGGACTGTATGTTTATCAGCTTAGAAGTGCCGGTGGCGCTATTTTGGAAAGCGGCAAATTCCAGGTTAAGAACTGA
- a CDS encoding chaperone modulator CbpM produces the protein MEASNQIETIPVMHLCTHYQTDIHFFELLQEYGLVTLIQVEQTPSIEVERIKEVEKWIHLHYDLNINMEGLDAIAHLLQKMERLQSELSQVKSRLRGFEER, from the coding sequence ATGGAAGCAAGTAATCAAATAGAAACCATACCGGTTATGCATCTATGCACACATTATCAGACAGATATACATTTTTTTGAATTGCTACAGGAGTATGGGCTTGTTACCTTAATTCAAGTGGAGCAAACACCCTCCATAGAAGTCGAACGAATCAAGGAAGTGGAAAAATGGATTCACCTCCATTATGATCTCAATATCAATATGGAAGGGCTGGATGCCATCGCCCATTTATTACAGAAGATGGAAAGGCTGCAATCTGAATTATCTCAGGTAAAAAGCCGGCTGCGCGGCTTTGAAGAACGCTAG
- a CDS encoding DnaJ C-terminal domain-containing protein yields MEYIDYYKILGLEKGASSDDIKKAYRKLARKYHPDLNPDDDNAKKRFQEINEAHEVLSDPEKRKKYDQYGKNWKESEAYERARSQQGRGNSGQAGGFTGGFSEGQGAGFDDYDFSDFFSSMFGGGGSTGRAQGSRQQRGFRGQDIQAEFPLALKQAYQTHKQVFTVNGKNIRITIPAGVEDGQIIRLKGHGSPGINGGPAGDLYITFKIHPDPHFQRRDHDLYATQEIPLYTAVLGGEILVNTMDGQVKLKIKPETQNGTKVKLAGKGFAVYKKEGTFGDLYITYKVLIPTQLTEQEKDLFTQLAKINPHGSK; encoded by the coding sequence ATGGAATATATCGACTATTACAAAATTCTGGGATTGGAGAAGGGGGCATCTTCTGATGATATTAAAAAAGCCTATCGGAAGCTGGCCAGAAAATATCACCCGGACCTGAATCCCGATGATGACAATGCTAAAAAGCGGTTTCAGGAGATCAATGAAGCCCATGAAGTGCTTAGCGACCCGGAAAAACGCAAAAAATACGATCAATACGGTAAAAACTGGAAGGAAAGCGAGGCCTATGAAAGAGCACGTAGCCAACAGGGGCGAGGCAACAGTGGGCAGGCAGGTGGCTTTACCGGCGGGTTCAGCGAGGGACAGGGCGCCGGCTTTGATGACTATGATTTTTCGGACTTTTTCTCCTCTATGTTTGGTGGAGGGGGAAGTACCGGCCGGGCCCAAGGCTCCAGACAGCAGCGGGGTTTCAGGGGCCAGGATATTCAAGCAGAATTCCCACTGGCGTTAAAACAAGCCTACCAAACCCATAAACAAGTATTCACTGTAAATGGTAAAAATATCAGGATCACAATACCGGCTGGCGTTGAGGACGGGCAGATCATCCGTCTGAAAGGACACGGCAGCCCCGGCATTAACGGTGGTCCTGCAGGTGACCTCTATATCACATTTAAGATCCATCCGGATCCGCATTTTCAAAGACGAGACCATGACCTCTATGCCACGCAGGAAATCCCTTTATACACGGCAGTTTTAGGGGGAGAAATACTGGTTAATACCATGGATGGTCAGGTCAAACTGAAAATAAAACCTGAAACTCAGAACGGCACTAAAGTGAAATTAGCCGGCAAGGGGTTTGCGGTGTATAAAAAAGAAGGGACATTCGGAGATTTATATATTACTTATAAAGTTCTGATTCCAACCCAGCTGACCGAACAGGAAAAAGACTTATTTACCCAACTGGCAAAAATCAATCCTCATGGAAGCAAGTAA